Proteins from one Candidatus Neomarinimicrobiota bacterium genomic window:
- a CDS encoding NAD-dependent epimerase/dehydratase family protein, which translates to MKIFIIGGTGFLSSHVVEILLERGHDVTMFTRGNRENPFRKNGNLTWKRGDRNNIDELRETAEGKTYDAVYDFVAYEPESTQIAVDVFRGKVDRFIHCSTISVYMVSNEVRCPITEDQDKGPLMEFFPRNPFGMQYGIDKRKCEDILWDAHDENTFPVSMLRPTYISGPEDPAMRDYFWIQRILDGKPLLVPGSGHFAFQQVYVNDVARAFTDLLDYPESIGKAYNVAAEEIFSLNDYLRKLGTLLGKDPELFHVDQEVFDKLPFSVSPNGDVFTFNTRRTSVFSLDRIKRDLHFSSTPFEEWMLKTIRWFSEKYDGHSLGYENRAQEIEFAEHWKREKQKFTTNIQQKYIGDSTNE; encoded by the coding sequence ATGAAGATATTTATCATAGGTGGAACCGGATTTCTGAGCAGCCATGTGGTGGAAATACTCTTAGAGCGCGGGCATGACGTCACCATGTTCACGAGAGGCAACAGGGAGAATCCATTCCGGAAGAACGGAAATTTGACCTGGAAACGCGGCGACCGGAATAATATTGATGAGCTACGCGAAACCGCGGAAGGTAAAACCTATGATGCCGTGTACGATTTTGTCGCGTATGAGCCCGAATCCACACAAATAGCAGTGGACGTATTCCGTGGTAAGGTTGACCGTTTCATCCATTGCAGCACAATTTCAGTCTACATGGTCTCCAATGAGGTCCGGTGTCCGATTACGGAAGACCAGGACAAGGGACCGCTCATGGAGTTTTTCCCGAGAAATCCGTTCGGGATGCAATACGGCATTGATAAGAGAAAGTGTGAAGATATCCTCTGGGATGCGCACGATGAGAATACTTTCCCCGTGAGTATGCTGCGTCCCACATATATTTCCGGTCCCGAAGATCCCGCCATGCGCGATTATTTTTGGATCCAGCGAATTCTCGACGGCAAGCCGCTGTTGGTGCCTGGAAGCGGCCACTTTGCCTTCCAGCAGGTGTATGTCAACGATGTGGCAAGAGCGTTCACCGATCTCCTCGATTATCCGGAAAGTATCGGCAAAGCCTACAACGTTGCGGCAGAGGAGATCTTTTCACTGAATGATTATCTCCGGAAGCTGGGAACGTTGCTGGGGAAAGACCCGGAGCTGTTCCACGTCGATCAGGAGGTATTCGATAAACTGCCGTTCAGCGTTTCCCCTAATGGCGATGTGTTTACATTTAATACCAGACGGACATCCGTCTTCAGTCTCGATCGGATAAAACGCGATTTACATTTTAGTTCCACACCATTTGAAGAGTGGATGTTAAAGACGATTCGCTGGTTTTCTGAGAAGTATGATGGCCATTCACTCGGCTATGAAAACCGAGCGCAGGAAATCGAATTTGCAGAACACTGGAAACGAGAGAAGCAAAAGTTTACCACAAATATTCAACAAAAATATATCGGAGATTCGACCAATGAATAA
- a CDS encoding ABC transporter substrate-binding protein, translating to MTFWHSFVSATRPALDTLVHEFEQSHPHISLEPQYIQTGDALAYKLLSTIQSGTTPDIAWVHSDFLNKLAASGRIYPIRELADEYGSGEQQLFGDIREGLLTSASWNDTLYALPMEASTLALVYNESLLRKAGLPPKPPETWAELKEYTARLSLDKNEDGILERYGFYVPVFTASGPLNMWMIMQWMPFYWQAGGQEVNADETKVLFDSPPGIQALAFWKELWEMQNFTQFSLSHDNGFVSQTVAMVIDGPWNLPTYRKIDEFHWNIAPLPSGPAGDFTYLGGEHLAVFRSTEHPDAAWEFLSWVTQPEVQARFAMNSGYLPVSKQALHLPEFQEFLEQDPQYAGFVKLLGNARVRHRFDRSWMEVNRLLGEAIERSVIGEKSPEKVLRQSVRKINTELLAGEK from the coding sequence TTGACTTTCTGGCACAGTTTCGTCTCAGCAACTCGTCCGGCGTTAGATACACTCGTGCATGAGTTCGAGCAGAGTCATCCGCACATTTCACTCGAGCCACAGTACATTCAGACCGGTGATGCGCTGGCCTACAAACTGCTGTCAACGATTCAGAGCGGCACGACTCCGGATATCGCCTGGGTGCACAGCGACTTCCTGAACAAGTTGGCCGCCTCTGGACGAATCTATCCGATACGGGAGTTGGCCGATGAATACGGTTCCGGCGAACAGCAACTGTTTGGTGATATACGCGAGGGGCTCCTCACTTCAGCCTCCTGGAATGATACGTTGTACGCATTGCCTATGGAAGCCTCAACCCTTGCGCTCGTATATAATGAATCACTGCTACGGAAAGCCGGATTGCCTCCGAAGCCACCGGAAACCTGGGCAGAGTTGAAAGAATACACAGCACGGTTATCCCTGGATAAAAATGAAGACGGGATTTTGGAGCGATACGGCTTTTATGTCCCCGTTTTCACAGCCTCCGGGCCGCTGAATATGTGGATGATTATGCAGTGGATGCCGTTCTATTGGCAGGCAGGGGGACAGGAGGTAAACGCAGATGAGACAAAAGTGTTGTTCGATTCGCCCCCGGGAATTCAAGCACTCGCGTTCTGGAAAGAATTATGGGAGATGCAAAATTTTACTCAATTTTCCCTGAGCCACGATAACGGTTTTGTGAGTCAGACAGTGGCTATGGTTATCGACGGCCCGTGGAATCTCCCGACATATCGTAAAATTGACGAGTTTCATTGGAATATTGCACCCTTACCTTCCGGGCCTGCTGGCGATTTTACCTATCTCGGCGGCGAACACCTTGCCGTCTTCAGAAGCACTGAGCACCCGGACGCAGCCTGGGAATTCCTGTCCTGGGTAACCCAGCCGGAAGTACAAGCCAGGTTTGCTATGAACTCCGGTTATCTACCAGTTTCAAAGCAAGCGTTGCATCTGCCGGAATTTCAGGAATTTCTGGAGCAGGATCCTCAATACGCCGGTTTTGTCAAATTACTCGGGAATGCTCGGGTTCGGCATCGGTTCGACCGGAGCTGGATGGAGGTCAATCGTCTGCTTGGGGAGGCAATTGAGAGATCAGTCATTGGAGAGAAAAGTCCGGAAAAAGTACTAAGACAATCTGTGCGGAAAATTAATACCGAACTACTTGCTGGTGAAAAATGA
- a CDS encoding cupin domain-containing protein: protein MPLIKQDNQNFPEWSEVRHYRILHLDAGERSVVSLRFTKAALFVVEGSISYDKVSLSEGGSISFGGRRKVTLVNDEKDSIVLIVQGDWGEEIGGAGVFSLESAPQPKNDGDPVEYERNTDFDNHFHDCNECWFIIKGSGKVVTEGNRYSVESGDCVLTKRGEHHDFPLVFETIRGVYFETTLHGEKRLGHLYAK from the coding sequence ATGCCGCTTATAAAACAGGATAATCAAAATTTCCCGGAATGGAGCGAAGTCAGGCATTACCGCATTCTGCACCTTGATGCGGGAGAGCGGTCCGTCGTGTCGCTCAGATTTACTAAAGCTGCTTTATTTGTCGTCGAAGGATCAATCAGCTACGACAAAGTCTCTTTATCCGAAGGGGGTTCGATCAGCTTTGGTGGCAGAAGAAAGGTTACACTTGTCAATGATGAAAAAGACTCCATCGTCTTAATCGTCCAGGGAGACTGGGGCGAAGAGATCGGAGGCGCCGGAGTCTTTTCTCTTGAAAGTGCACCACAACCGAAAAACGACGGAGATCCGGTTGAATACGAGCGCAACACCGATTTTGACAACCACTTTCATGACTGCAACGAGTGCTGGTTTATTATCAAAGGTTCCGGAAAAGTCGTGACAGAAGGGAACCGTTATAGTGTGGAATCAGGGGATTGTGTGCTGACGAAGCGCGGTGAACACCACGATTTTCCGCTGGTGTTTGAAACAATTCGCGGTGTGTATTTTGAAACCACACTGCACGGGGAAAAGCGACTGGGGCACCTGTATGCTAAGTGA